The genomic DNA GGTCCGTCGAGCTCGACCTCGCCGGACTGCGCCATCTCGACCATGCCCGCACGAGCGCCTTGCAGAACTGGGCCGACCAGTACAACGCCCGCATCGTCCAGCCCGAGCGCTCCCGCACCCGGGCATGAGTGCCGGCCCGTGGGGCGGTTGTCCCGACCGCCCCACGGGCTCGCGATGACATACGAGGTGAACGGCCACTTGCGTTCACCCGTACCCCCAGCCGTACGCCTGTCCGCTGGTGGGGACAGGAAGAGCGCGGATACGCGGATACGGAGTAGCACGTGCTTCAGCAGCCACGGCAGTCACAGCAGCGATCGCGCGGCCGCGGCGGCCGCGTCACCCGCACGGCCCGCCTGGCGCGCGCTGCCGTACTGGCCGGGAGTCTGGCCCTCCTTCCCCTCAGCACGGCGTGCAGCGGAGGCGAGGACGATGCCGCCAAGAAGAGCAAGGCGTCGCCGACGACAGTGACCGACGCCCCAGCGGCGGGGGCGGTGGCACCGGCGAAGGTCGAGGTGATCGCCAACCTGACCGGCTGCAAGCCCAAGATCCGTATCGACGCGGACGAACTGCGCCAGGGCCTCTGTCACACGAAGGAGATCGACTACCTCATCACCACCTTCCCCGAGGAGAAGTACCAGCAGGCTTGGCTGGACTCCGCCGCCGTCTACGGGGGCAAGTACCTGGTCGGCCTGCGGTGGATCGTCAGCGCGAAGAAACCGGAGATGCTGGAGCAGTTCCGCACCAAGCTCGGCGGGACGATTCGACAACTGCGTGGCATAGGCCCGACCCCGGCCCCGAGCACGTCGTGACAGCCTCCCCGTTCCGGCCCCCGCACTGCGGCGAGTCCGTGGCGGAGGTGTGCCGCCGGACCGTCGCCCGACCTGAGGCTGCCCGCCGATGCCGGTCGGGTGTCGGCCGTGGCCGTGGCGCGCGCTGCGCTGCCGCATGCGCCGGGCGCGCCGCAGCAGTCGTTCCGGCGCGTCGACGTTCCGCTGCTGTCCGCCATTCAGCTCACCGGTCAGTCCGGCCGCTGGAACCCGCGGGCCGGTGCCGTCGGGAGCGGTGAGTCGCGCCGGCCGGGGGTCGGTTCGTAGGAGCTGATCGTGTACAGGGCTTCGTCGTCGATGGAGTTCTTGTCCCAGTCCAGGGAGATCCGCACGGGGTGGCCGTCGGCGGCGTAGTCCGCGTCCGCCGTGTCCGCGTCTTCGCTGCGGGCCTGCTTCAGCGTCTTCAACAGCTCGCCGATCGTGGGTACTTCGGCGCGCAGATCCTGTACCTGCCGCCGGCTGTCCTCGTCGAGCCCGACCACTTCCGCCACCTTGCCGTCGCGTACCTGCACCTGGAAGGTCCCCGCCAGGACCTGGGTGTTCGATGTCAGCGTGTAGGAGTACGAGACAGGTTCCTCCCAGGTGCTCTGTGGCTTGGTCTCGGCGGAACCTGCGGATGTCGAGGAGCCGCAGGCTGTGGTCGCGCACGACAGGGCGGCGAGCAGCACGGCGGCGGACAGGAAACGAGCACGGGCACGTCCGGCGGTCATGGTGACTCCCTCGGGGTCGGTTACCGCTGGGACGCCGGGCGGCTCAAGAACGTTCACGGAGGCCGCGGGCGGGCGCCCCGCTCACTGTCCGACCCGAGCAGGTTCGCCCGCCGGCACACACTTCGGCCGGGACGGCGGGCGGTGCTGTGCTCCAGGGGGGACCTACGGTATGGCCAGCTCGGCCCAGATCGTCTTCCCGGACGAGGTGTACCGCGTGCCCCAGCGCTGGGACACCTGGGCGACGAGGAACAGGCCGCGGCCTCCTTCGTCGTCCCGACGTGCTCGCCGTAGATGGGGTGCGGTGTGCGCGTTGTCGGAGACCTCGCACAGCAGGCAGCGATCCCTGATCAGCCTCAGCATGACGGGCCCGGTGGCGTACCGGATGCCGTTGGTGACCAGCTCGCTCACCACGAGAGAGGCGGTGAACGACAGTTCGGACAGGCCCCAGATCGCCAATTGGCGCTCAGTGAGTGTGCGGGCGTGAGCCACCATGGTCGGCTCAGGCGGCAGCTCCAGGTCCGCCACATGGTCGGCGCCGAGCCGCCGGGTGCGGACGAGCAGCAGCGTGGCATCGTCCGCCTGTGGTCCGGGCGGCATGTCCGACAGCGCCCGGTCGCACAGCTCCTCCAGCGGGCATCGTTGCCAGGTGAGCACCTGGGCCAGACGGTCGATACCGATGTCGATGTCGGTGCGCCGGTCCTCCACGACCCCGTCGGTGAAGAACGCCACCACGCTGCCGCTGGACAGGTTCAGCTCAACGTTCTCGTAGGGCAGGCCCCCCAGCCCCAGGGGCGGTCCCGGCGCCAGCGCGGACAAGGCCACCGAGCCGCTCGCATCGGCCACGATCGGCGGGGGATGGCCCGCGCTCGCCCAGACGCACCGGCTGCTGACCGGGTCGTAGATCGCGTACAGGCAGGTCACCCCGAGCGCCTCGTCGATCGGCCCGCCCTCCGCGTGGGAGTCCGAGTCCTGCGCGACCAGGTCGTCCAGCCGGGTGAGCAGCTCGGCCGGATCCAAGTCCAGCAGGGCCAGGGTCCGTACGGTGGCGCGCAGCCGGCCCATGGTCGCGGCCGCGTGCACACCGTGGCCCACCACGTCGCCGACGGTCAGGCCCACTCGGGCACCGGACAGCGGGATCACGTCGAACCAGTCGCCGCCCACGCCCACGCGGCTGTCGGCAGGCAGGTAGCGGTACGCCACGTCGACGGCGCTCTGCTCAGGCAGGTGCTGTGGCAGCAGGCTGCGCTGCAGTACCAGGGCCGCCGCATGCTGGCTGGTGTAACGGCGGGCGTTGTCGATGCCGACGGCGGCTCGCTCGGCCAGTTCCACGGCGAGCGTCTGCTCCTCGGGGCCGAAGGGATCGGGGTTGCTGCTGCGCCGGAAGGTGACAAGGCCGAGGATCGCATCGCGGGTGAGCAGCGGGACGAACAGGCAGGAGTGCGGGGCGGCCGATCCCTCCCCGCCCGGTGCCTCGGGCGGGGAGGCGTCGACGACGGGGCGGCTGGTGGCCAGGCTCAGTGCCTGCGGTGACGAGGGTGGGTAGGAGACGGGACTGGTCCGGAATCCTTCCGGGGTCCGGCCGTGCATCCGCAGCAGACTGTGCCCCGGCGCCGAGCCCGTCGGCGGCTGCCGTCCCTCGATGACCGCCGGCGGCAGGTCCACGAGCACCTCGTCGGCCAGCTGCGGTACCGCCACGTCGGCAATCTCCGCGGCCGTACGGCGCACGTCCAGCGAGGCACCGATGCGCTTTCCTGCCCGCACCAGCAGCGACAGGCGTTCCTGTGCGCGGTAGCGGTCGGTGATGTCCAGGGACTCCTCGAACAGCCCCAGCGGTTCGCCTCGGGCGTCCAGCATCCGGTGGTACGAGCAGGACCAGACGTGCTCGCGCCCCGGGTCGGCGGGGGCGCGCCCGCGGTAGTGCATGCCGATGATCGGTTCCCCCGTCGTCAGCACGTGCTCCATGATCTGGTCTTCGTCCGGGGGGTGGTGGCGGGAGATGAATTCGCCCTCAGGAAAGAGGTCCGCGGCCGGTCGGCCGGTGTACTGGGCGACTCCCCCGAGTTCCAAGTCGGTGGAGATGTTCCCCCAGACGACGCGCATGTCGCTGTCGAAGATCGTCAGGCCCACGGAAGACTCGGTCGCCAGTCCCTGCAGCATCGCCAACTGCGCTTCCCAGCTGCGTAGCGCCTCCACCTCGGCCGCGACCACGACGGTCGCAGCGACGCCCCGGTCCGAGAGGGGGCTGAACGTCACGGCCGCGCGCAGGGTACGTCCGTCCCGACAGCAGAGGTCCAAGACGGTGCTGCGGGGCTTGTGCGCCTTGCACAGGGCGGACAGCCGCTGGCCCGTGGGCTGGCCCGAGGGAGCGGCCAGCAGCCGGGTGGCCGACTTGCCGAGCACATCCTCGGGTGAATGTCCGAGGAGGCGCTGGGCCGAGAATCCCCACCCGGAAATGCGGCCTTCGTCGTCCAGCACCGCGGCCGCGGCCTTGGAGAGGTCCAGAGGACTATGGAAATCGACGTCGGCCGCATGCGGAAAACGATCCATGACACCGCTTCCCTTCGTGTTTTCTCAGCATCCCGTGCCGCACGACGGACGACAACCGCACGCGCGCTTGTCACCTGCTCACACAGGGCGACCACCGATGGTTTTCCGGACGCGACCCACCAGGCAGCATGCGACGGGGGGCGGCCTGGAAACGGCCCACACGCAACCCCACTCGTCATGGCGCCCGACCCAGCCGCTCGACGAGGTGCCGGCTCATCCCGGCGCCTCCGCCTGCCGCCTGCCGCCGGCCGCCGGCCGTGGTCCGGATGACGGCCGGCCTGCTGAACCGGCTGCCGTGCCTTCGTTCGGCACCGGGGCGAAGCGGCGGTGCCAGGGGGCCGCGGCGGCGGGCTCCGGCCTGGAGGCATGACCCGAGGGTGGCCAGCGGCACGCCGTTCGGACCTCGGTGTGAGCAGCAACAACAGCGGCTGGGCCGCCGGTGACCGCGCGACCGTACGACCAGGCCACCGAGCGCCTCTGCCGACCGGTCCGAACGGCGTACCCCCGTTTGACGTAGACGGGCCTCATCAAGCGGCACTGATCAGGGCTGCAAAAACTGCGCTGTCCACGGCTTGACCAGTGGTGATTGCCCCGCTGTCCACCCGAACGGGCGAGTGGTGAGTAGCACCACAAATACCTCTTCTGGGGGAGATTTTCGACGTGGCGTGCGTCACGATCCTTCTCAAGCCCTCACTGAGGATGGTGAGGCGGTCCGGGTGGACGCCGAATCCTGCCGACGCCCGGATGTCTGACCACACACGGAGATCGGCAGGAGCGGGGGACCCAAGATAAGTGCCGGTCCGCGAACTGACTCTGATGTGACGTCAGTGAATCAGGAGCCGGCTCGGGGTGAAGCCACATGAGTGGGTGTGGCCGGACTTCTTCGCCGTCCGAACCCGACAGCTCACCTCGCAGGCGGCTGACGAAGGTGCGGGAAGCCATGACGGCAACGCAGAACGGCCCGCAGCTCTCGGGGTCCAGGGACGAGCCTCCGAAGAGCAACAAGAAGACGGATGCCTTGATCGCGGTGTTGATCGCGATCATCGGTGGCTGCTTCGCGGGCATCGTCCGTCGGACGATGGAGGGGGTCTCGTACTACGAGGCCATCAGTACAGGAGCCCTTGCGGCACTGGGGCTGGGCGGTTTCATCTTTGTGATCTTGACCTACATCAGGTCTTGATCCAGTAGTACATACGTGGCTTCAACTAGACCCCCACCAACCCTCGGGGGCATCAAGACCAAGGTCTTCACGGAGACCCCGTAGAAGACGTTGAAGGACGCGGGAGAGGTCTTGGCACCCAGACCAAGACCTCTCCTTTCGTGATCATGAAACGGGAACTCATCGTCGCCCGGGCCGTGTGCTTGGCGCCGAGCACTTCTTCTGCCGGAGTTCATGCCTTTGAGGCAGAACACAGGATCGTGCTGCCCGAGCCGTATCGGGCCTTCGTCGCTGAGATAGCGGACGGTTCGTACTCCGGGCCGCCCGAGTATGGACTGCTGTCGGTGGCGGAGCTGCCGGACGACTGGGGCGATGACGAGCAGGAACGCGACCTGAGTAAGCCGTTCCCGCTGGTGGAGGCATGGATGTGGGAGGAGGACTCGGACCCGTCCGAGGATGCCGACGAGCTCCTGGAGCAGGTCTACAACCACGGCTCGATCGTGCTCGGCACCGACGGGTGCGCGATGAACTGGCATCTCATCGTCACCGGACCTCACCGAGGACACGTCTGGCTGATCAGTGACGTCGGCGCTGTCCCCTTCGGTGCGCAGTTCGGGTTCACCACTGCTGAGCCTGGCTTTGCGGGCTGGGTCCGGCATTGGGCAGCGAACAAGCCCTGGCATGACGCTGCGTGACTTTTCAGGAGTGCGGCCTGCGGCGGTTCTCTCCAATCCGATCGACTTCATGGGTTCAGTGAGCGGGACGAAGCTGTCGGCTGGGCGACGGGGCGGCCGACCACGGCCACGGCGCGCAGGATGCCGGTGTCGTCGGCGGCACCGACCGAGAAGACCTGTCCGGCGGGCGGGGGGTGGTGCCGATGCCGGAGGCGGACGAAATCCTCGGCGTCACGGGAGCGGACGGGCACCAGGTGCGGGCGGGACTCGTTCATGCCGCCGTTCCGAAGTCGGACTGCGGCGGCGTGTGTTTCGCTGCGCCGTG from Streptomyces avermitilis MA-4680 = NBRC 14893 includes the following:
- a CDS encoding DUF6174 domain-containing protein, which translates into the protein MTAGRARARFLSAAVLLAALSCATTACGSSTSAGSAETKPQSTWEEPVSYSYTLTSNTQVLAGTFQVQVRDGKVAEVVGLDEDSRRQVQDLRAEVPTIGELLKTLKQARSEDADTADADYAADGHPVRISLDWDKNSIDDEALYTISSYEPTPGRRDSPLPTAPARGFQRPD
- a CDS encoding SpoIIE family protein phosphatase, whose translation is MDRFPHAADVDFHSPLDLSKAAAAVLDDEGRISGWGFSAQRLLGHSPEDVLGKSATRLLAAPSGQPTGQRLSALCKAHKPRSTVLDLCCRDGRTLRAAVTFSPLSDRGVAATVVVAAEVEALRSWEAQLAMLQGLATESSVGLTIFDSDMRVVWGNISTDLELGGVAQYTGRPAADLFPEGEFISRHHPPDEDQIMEHVLTTGEPIIGMHYRGRAPADPGREHVWSCSYHRMLDARGEPLGLFEESLDITDRYRAQERLSLLVRAGKRIGASLDVRRTAAEIADVAVPQLADEVLVDLPPAVIEGRQPPTGSAPGHSLLRMHGRTPEGFRTSPVSYPPSSPQALSLATSRPVVDASPPEAPGGEGSAAPHSCLFVPLLTRDAILGLVTFRRSSNPDPFGPEEQTLAVELAERAAVGIDNARRYTSQHAAALVLQRSLLPQHLPEQSAVDVAYRYLPADSRVGVGGDWFDVIPLSGARVGLTVGDVVGHGVHAAATMGRLRATVRTLALLDLDPAELLTRLDDLVAQDSDSHAEGGPIDEALGVTCLYAIYDPVSSRCVWASAGHPPPIVADASGSVALSALAPGPPLGLGGLPYENVELNLSSGSVVAFFTDGVVEDRRTDIDIGIDRLAQVLTWQRCPLEELCDRALSDMPPGPQADDATLLLVRTRRLGADHVADLELPPEPTMVAHARTLTERQLAIWGLSELSFTASLVVSELVTNGIRYATGPVMLRLIRDRCLLCEVSDNAHTAPHLRRARRDDEGGRGLFLVAQVSQRWGTRYTSSGKTIWAELAIP
- a CDS encoding SMI1/KNR4 family protein, whose protein sequence is MKRELIVARAVCLAPSTSSAGVHAFEAEHRIVLPEPYRAFVAEIADGSYSGPPEYGLLSVAELPDDWGDDEQERDLSKPFPLVEAWMWEEDSDPSEDADELLEQVYNHGSIVLGTDGCAMNWHLIVTGPHRGHVWLISDVGAVPFGAQFGFTTAEPGFAGWVRHWAANKPWHDAA
- a CDS encoding XF1762 family protein, which codes for MNESRPHLVPVRSRDAEDFVRLRHRHHPPPAGQVFSVGAADDTGILRAVAVVGRPVAQPTASSRSLNP